A single region of the Xiphophorus maculatus strain JP 163 A chromosome 3, X_maculatus-5.0-male, whole genome shotgun sequence genome encodes:
- the cic gene encoding protein capicua homolog isoform X2: MGPLKTNRRRSPPLTRGRGGKKRVGSHPVKEKDSKRVKKETLVRTTQHTPSTPSKRKYTPTPTEANSDDELITNSNTTTKEETTEQMKPVVSDTSDGKKPEEKTEKEKTVGTNGNSSPPTDSVVLPTSAPAPLGIAAPPQATNHSPSLGSVSSRKTATFKARVPKKKYMYEHFANNASVTNNIPISSPALISNSYGSINSKNSESVNTLNNIFKHSNNIPNSINKGTNVSINSSTSNITTSGITSMTSSSNSCAGSQSTYINSINSRSNNCAGTQPSVLTVDSKATETNHFVSVKDKTLRTSHSKEKDSLTGENELEGAPNSARSSSTDTASEHSSDLDVMEATGPNANIHILAPFQNSHPKEVSLSEGLAEALAKGMKNQRVLARQRKRKMESDMKTANGKDSCLQSPVFRPGVVRRVSGGSVEVQLQGEETLVKYPFCGRTMVTPSIEAESAVYFILDAPPPGISPVAVGTRVCVPFGEEERSPLLYREGVVVQVDPHPGVSFPYQVLLNEDRETLGEKLVGEKEKGKVTGRVVWVSRQSLRLLIPPWEVSQLDGGKAKERELEREREERERREEMEVEREVCQLSIGMGVLGGGARLGPGFSHEGAAGVHTSGTMHSPASSSTVSSSVVAVTSHGCESNLSGRERQKQPNTPEEDVEVSHFNMGNSIGPKANTGTSQYRNIVSKPSSYVPTSTHLSLVRGVGPPHLSTITSPLPTPSPALLTPEISNTTPNLPLTKTTPTQTPTPTSGVGSSPGSSRSRTPLSLAQQKYKKGDVVCTPNGIRKKFNGKQWRRLCSREGCMKESQRRGYCSRHLSMKTKEMEAAGGEKGGGGSSSGTVTPSDLRGRASSEFEWDETSRESSETSSRGDSRPRLVLPSLLPHELSSRFDLDECEAATMLVSLGSSRSGTPSFSPISNQSPFSPAPSPSPSPLFGFRPATFSPITASPVLQHRRHRQPSGTGGGGGGGSKPTTLTGAGERERHVSGVQPSFHSNLTFTVPMSPSKRKSDAPPPPPLPSHHHDYTPKTELELGDLNNSFRVLSPQTPASHSRTHTPTLSQFKGLNTPSSSRPPSSAAASPPPLLVSATPPSPLSTDGGLRRVVPIPQQTLRDSPVIVRNPEVPLVKFTESPLERGGGRNEAAIDNTPPKDIALTPLTPQPVTGLQVPVPINAAAATVPNGTVYLRSPAQTLVLVSPTSSSLPSTDPTATPLQALSVAVSTTVTASVLSSTDSSGERQDNKCTGFGGEVQQPVPCHPSPTALLPLILPTESLHPAPRKDIIMGRPGTVWTNVEPRSVPVFPWHSLVPFLAPTQSDAPSHPSEGQHPVNHPQATSLKTDCQGVAALSQEPAEAPPTVEKSPPSRPPPSSDEPLPEKEKGDVERERPDSETESDVDDPFLPGVVPEQPLSTSPVKRRTQSLSALPKDGDKSSPGKREKDHIRRPMNAFMIFSKRHRALVHQRHPNQDNRTVSKILGEWWYALGAMEKKKYHDLAFQVKEAHFKAHPDWKWCNKDRKKSSSEGRGVPGNKDIRERSMSESTEPHSVELKGVGPGLVGVSERSTGEGHVGQLTRPRAFSQSAVHSLERGDRGNTQALAELAQMCVDSGGQFTSHAPAPSQAQRGVSEDMTSDEERMVICEEEGDDDVIEDPYPSSSIDLKCKERVTDSDSENGSGDEGDRKRVFAPVICSTASSSSSHHTPHGRSVSLSSFPSSRRYDEGRSGVVGFSDHRRKERSDGETKDTLVNEGGSSMQASSLSISSAQLVKSTSSAGGPPSSSVGSLGASQALGIGAVRVASTVVTNVMRPVISTPLPIASKPRDGGPSSSPHPPERKSLTPQQQPQILIGPGGGVGPPAGGGGCYTSSSPNPVGAGGVVTNLVLGGALPAQSAVQLITPSPHPQPSHQHPLPCTAVSASHSQTNGPLPLLQPQFLPGSPAPPPGAKAITQVQYILPTLPANTNPKSPPQNLSQPTSIFNLPTVPPTHVSLANGKQQGAGLQTGYAPSPAVGVVNPGARVQTQSPVLQGKMFVPMTTVRTAQAPAQQIPIVTPPLPVQNGAQSGSKIIHLASMPMVQSQQPQGGAVHHASPFPVTVGAAVVAPGSAPSQAVLLPPAPTRITYVQSTPGVPSTLPLVSTTTGSSPTQQALPVPGSAYVPSPLATLGFTAIAPPGQTLVQPLIAGQAPLLATAQSPQPSTAAPASGSGGQIVTAIYPPSPSVTMATGVVSMAPVPPSVVYSVSNPSSASPHILPKHTIAPSTVMQLHLPPHPDRQADRHLPPDRSADRQSDRQPDRQVDILAHSDRQVERQNISYNSNSSAAPPSGSTASIRPSSPPLQIQAPGSTPKLLHLPVRLPQKVKATVATIPVGSYDGGGRGKDRERDKEREKEREREREREKEREREAAANSHFSFEPEPSGHTGSPAAHPSDEPPSSDTPLEGSSTADSSDPRNRESTTTKEGGWKETLPSSPLPPPSATEPALPPPQTDKDGPTPKKIKARPPPLKKTFDSVDKVLSEVYFEERFAELPEFRPEEVLPSPTLQSLATSPRAILGSYRRKRKNSTDLDSAPDEQASPKRKSRRRSSCSSEPNTPKSAAKCEGDIFTFDRAATDGEDILAELEFEKVPYSSLRRTLDQRRALVMQLFQEQGFFPSAQATAAFQTRYSDIFPSKVCLQLKIREVRQKIMQTATPSDASILGPSESAASAPGPSGSQVGEGAGKGGGDLHDEEVEQGADASPEELRESQDSSR, encoded by the exons ATGGGACCGTTGAAGACAAATAGGAGACGATCTCCACCATTAACaagaggcagaggaggaaaaaaacgaGTTGGTTCTCATCCCGTAAAAGAGAAAGACTCCAAAAGAGTCAAGAAGGAGACGCTTGTCAGAACCACACAGCACACACCCAGCACTCCTTCCAAACGCAAATACACCCCGACGCCCACAGAAGCCAACTCAGATGACGAACTGATCACAAACAGCAATACTACCACTAAGGAGGAGACTACTGAGCAAATGAAACCTGTGGTGTCAGACACAAGTGATGGAAAGAAGCCAGAGGAAAagactgaaaaggaaaaaacgGTGGGGACAAATGGAAACAGTTCCCCACCCACTGATTCTGTAGTATTGCCTACCTCTGCCCCAGCTCCACTCGGCATAGCTGCACCCCCGCAAGCCACCAATCACAGTCCTAGTTTGGGCTCAGTTTCCAGTAGGAAGACGGCCACATTCAAAGCGCGCGTACCCaagaaaaaatacatgtatGAGCACTTTGCTAACAATGCAAGTGTCACAAATAATATTCCTATCTCCAGCCCTGCTCTCATATCTAACAGCTACGGCAGTATCAACAGTAAAAACAGTGAAAGTGTGAATACtctcaataatatttttaagcaTAGTAACAATATTCCTAACAGCATTAATAAAGGCACTAATGTGAGCATAAATAGCAGTACTTCCAATATCACTACAAGTGGTATTACCAGTATGACTAGCAGTAGTAACAGTTGTGCTGGAAGCCAAAGTACTTATATAAATAGCATTAATAGCAGAAGTAATAATTGCGCAGGTACTCAGCCATCAGTGTTAACAGTAGACAGTAAAGCTacagaaacaaaccattttGTCTCAGTGAAGGATAAAACCCTCAGGACATCACATTCCAAGGAAAAAGACTCACTCACTGGGGAAAATGAATTGGAGGGTGCCCCTAACTCGGCACGCTCTTCCTCTACCGATACAGCTAGTGAGCATTCTTCTGACCTGGATGTGATGGAGGCAACAGGACCAAATGCTAATATCCACATCCTTGCTCCTTTCCAAAACTCACACCCTAAAGAGGTCAGTCTTTCAGAGGGACTAGCTGAAGCTCTGGCTAAAGGCATGAAAAACCAGAGAGTTCTGGCTCGCCaacgaaaaagaaaaatggagagtGACATGAAGACTGCCAACGGTAAAGATTCCTGCCTCCAATCTCCTGtgtttagaccaggggtggtgCGCAGGGTAAGTGGAGGTAGTGTTGAAGTTCAGCTCCAAGGAGAAGAAACCCTTGTTAAATACCCCTTTTGTGGTAGGACTATGGTGACACCCTCTATAGAGGCTGAGAGTGCTGTCTACTTCATCTTAGATGCACCCCCACCTGGCATTTCCCCCGTAGCTGTTGGGACTCGAGTGTGTGTCCCATTTGGTGAGGAGGAAAGGAGTCCTCTGTTGTACAGAGAGGGGGTTGTTGTTCAGGTGGACCCCCACCCTGGTGTCTCGTTTCCTTACCAGGTACTCCTAAACGAAGACAGAGAAACTCTGGGTGAAAAGTTGGtgggggagaaagaaaaaggcaaaGTAACGGGTCGGGTTGTCTGGGTGTCCCGACAGAGCCTGAGACTACTCATCCCTCCGTGGGAGGTCTCCCAGTTAGACGGTGGAAAAGCAAAGGAGAGAGAGCTTGAGAGGGAAAGGGAGGAGAGAGAGCGCCGGGAGGAGATGGAGGTAGAGAGAGAAGTTTGCCAGTTAAGTATCGGCATGGGGGTGCTGGGAGGTGGAGCACGGCTGGGCCCTGGATTTTCACATGAGGGCGCTGCAGGAGTACACACCTCTGGAACTATGCATTCACCTGCCAGTTCCTCCACTGTAAGCTCCAGTGTAGTAGCCGTCACAAGTCATGGATGTGAAAGCAACTTGTCGggcagagaaagacagaaacagccTAACACACCAGAGGAAGATGTCGAGGTATCTCATTTTAACATGGGTAATTCCATTGGTCCAAAAGCAAACACTGGAACCTCCCAGTACAGAAACATTGTCTCCAAGCCGAGTAGTTACGTTCCTACATCCACTCACCTCTCATTGGTGAGGGGTGTAGGGCCACCTCATCTCTCTACAATAACTAGTCCTCTGCCAACCCCATCCCCTGCTTTACTGACCCCTGAAATAAGCAACACCACTCCAAACCTACCTCTAACCAAAACCACTCCCACCCAGACCCCTACTCCCACTTCTGGTGTGGGCTCCTCTCCGGGCTCCTCCCGTTCTAGGACTCCTCTCTCGCTGGCtcagcagaaatacaaaaaaggcGATGTGGTGTGCACTCCCAATGGCATCCGTAAGAAGTTCAATGGGAAGCAGTGGAGGAGGTTGTGCTCTAGGGAGGGCTGTATGAAGGAGTCTCAGCGTCGAGGATACTGCTCTAGACACTTGTCCATGAAAACCAAAGAGATGGAGGCAGCAGGGGGGGAGAAAGGAGGGGGAGGCAGCAGCTCAGGGACGGTGACCCCTTCAGACCTTCGGGGGAGGGCAAGCAGTGAGTTTGAGTGGGACGAGACCTCAAGAGAGAGCAGTGAGACCAGCAGCAGAGGAGACTCCAGACCTCGTTTGgtccttccttccctcctcccCCATGAACTGTCGTCAAGGTTTGATTTAGATGAGTGCGAGGCTGCCACCATGCTTGTGTCGTTAGGAAGCTCCCGCTCTGGCACTCCTTCCTTTTCCCCTATCTCCAATCAGTCTCCCTTCTCCCCTGCCCCCTCTCCCTCACCCTCTCCACTGTTTGGTTTCAGGCCGGCCACCTTCTCCCCTATTACTGCATCCCCAGTCTTACAACACCGGCGACACCGGCAGCCCAGTGGTACAGGGGGTGGAGGGGGAGGGGGCAGTAAACCAACAACCCTAACAGGAGCAGGTGAAAGGGAGAGACATGTTTCGGGCGTCCAGCCCTCCTTCCACAGTAACCTGACGTTTACGGTCCCCATGAGCCCcagcaaaagaaaatcagatgcacctcctccaccacctctTCCCTCACACCACCACGATTACACACCCAAAACAGAGCTGGAGCTGGGGGACCTCAACAACTCTTTCAGGGTGCTTTCGCCCCAAACACCAGCATCACATTCCCGCACACATACACCCACCCTCTCCCAGTTTAAAGGACTGAACACACCTTCTTCCAGCAGGCCCCcatcctctgctgctgcctctcctcctcctctgctggtGTCCGCAACCCCTCCCTCTCCCCTCTCCACTGACGGAGGGCTTCGGCGAGTGGTCCCTATACCCCAGCAGACTTTGCGGGACTCCCCTGTCATTGTTCGAAATCCTGAAGTCCCATTAGTGAAGTTCACAGAGTCTCCCttagaaagaggaggaggaagaaacgAGGCAGCTATAGATAACACCCCACCTAAAGACATTGCTTTAACCCCCCTTACTCCTCAACCCGTCACGGGCCTCCAGGTTCCTGTCCCAATtaatgctgctgcagcaacagtACCCAACGGTACTGTCTACTTGCGGAGCCCAGCCCAAACTCTAGTACTTGTTTCCCCGACATCTTCCTCTCTACCTTCCACTGACCCTACTGCCACCCCCCTCCAAGCCCTCTCGGTTGCCGTAAGCACAACAGTGACAGCTTCAGTTCTGAGTAGCACGGACAGCTCCGGAGAACGACAAGACAACAAGTGTACCGGGTTTGGTGGAGAGGTCCAGCAGCCGGTTCCCTGTCACCCCTCTCCCACAGCTCTGCTCCCTCTGATCCTACCAACGGAAAGTCTGCACCCTGCCCCTCGAAAGGACATCATCATGGGACGTCCTGGCACAG TGTGGACCAATGTAGAACCACGGTCAGTTCCAGTCTTCCCTTGGCATTCATTGGTTCCTTTCCTGGCACCCACCCAATCAGATGCTCCGTCTCATCCTAGTGAGGGTCAGCACCCTGTCAACCACCCTCAAGCAACCAGTCTAAAGACAG ATTGTCAGGGGGTGGCAGCGCTGTCACAGGAGCCTGCAGAGGCACCTCCCACTGTAGAGAAAAGTCCCCCATCCAGGCCTCCCCCTTCGTCTGATGAGCCTCTTCCAGAGAAGGAGAAGGGAGATGTGGAGAGGGAAAGACCTGACAGCGAAACCGAGAGTGATGTAGATGACCC CTTCCTCCCAGGAGTTGTACCAGAGCAGCCTCTCTCCACCTCCCCAGTAAAGCGACGTACTCAGTCTCTCAGTGCGTTGCCCAAAGATGGAGACAAGAGCAGTCCAGGAAAG AGGGAGAAGGATCACATCCGGCGACCAATGAATGCATTTATGATTTTCAGTAAGCGTCATCGAGCGTTAGTGCACCAACGGCACCCAAACCAGGACAACAGGACAGTCAGCAAGATTCTTGGGGAGTGGTGGTATGCCCTGGGAGCTATGGAGAAAAAGAAGTACCATGACTTGGCCTTCCAG gtgAAAGAGGCCCACTTTAAAGCACACCCAGACTGGAAGTGGTGCAACAAAGACAGGAAGAAGTCCAGCTCTGAAGGTCGTGGTGTCCCAGGAAACAAGGATATCAGAGAAAGAAGCATGTCCGAATCAACAG agcCCCATTCTGTGGAACTCAAGGGTGTGGGTCCAGGTCTGGTGGGTGTGTCAGAGAGGAGCACAGGAGAGGGGCATGTGGGTCAGCTTACCCGGCCCAGAGCCTTTTCCCAGAGTGCCGTGCACAGCCTGGAGAGGGGAGACAGGGGGAACACTCAAGCTCTGGCAGAGCTGGCCCAG ATGTGTGTGGACAGCGGTGGCCAGTTTACCAGCCATGCTCCTGCACCCTCTCAGGCTCAACGGGGGGTCAGTGAGGATATGACCAGTGATGAAGAGCGTATGGTCATCTGTGAAGAGGAAggagatgatgatgtcattg AGGACCCTTATCCCAGCAGCTCCATAGACCTAAAGTGTAAGGAGCGTGTGACCGACAGCGATAGTGAGAACGGTTCAGGAGATGAAGGGGATCGGAAG AGAGTATTTGCGCCCGTCATCTGTTCCACTGCATCATCGTCTTCCTCACACCATACCCCTCATGGCAGGAGTGTCtcactgtcctcttttcccaGCAGCAGACGTTATGATGAGGGCAGATCTGGAGTGGTAGGGTTTTCAGACcacagaagaaaggaaagaagtgATGGAGAGACTAAAGACACTTTAGTGAACGAGGGAGGCAGCAGTATGCAGGCCtcttctctctccatctcttctGCTCAACTGGTCAAATCAACTTCTTCAGCTGGAGGGCCTCCATCCTCATCAGTAGGTTCCCTAGGAGCAAGCCAAGCTCTGGGCATTGGTGCTGTAAGGGTTGCATCTACCGTAGTGACGAACGTGATGCGTCCGGTCATCAGCACACCGCTCCCAATCGCCAGCAAACCTAGAGATGGCGGCCCGTCGTCAAGCCCGCATCCTCCAGAGAGGAAGTCCCTCACTCCCCAGCAGCAGCCCCAAATTCTGATTGGTCCAGGAGGAGGAGTTGGGCCTCCAGCCGGAGGGGGTGGGTGCTACACTTCATCATCACCAAACCCTGTAGGTGCGGGTGGTGTAGTGACTAACTTAGTGTTAGGAGGGGCTCTGCCTGCTCAGTCTGCTGTCCAGCTCATCACTCCCTCCCCTCACCCTCAGCCGTCCCATCAGCATCCTCTTCCCTGTACAGCCGTCTCTGCGTCACACAGCCAAACCAACGGCCCCCTGCCCCTCCTCCAGCCCCAGTTCCTCCCTGGCTCCCCCGCACCGCCCCCCGGGGCTAAGGCCATCACACAAGTTCAGTACATCCTGCCCACCCTCCCTGCCAACACCAACCCCAAGAGCCCACCGCAGAATCTCAGCCAGCCAACCAGTATCTTCAACCTACCCACAGTTCCACCAACACATGTGTCCCTGGCCAATGGGAAACAGCAGGGGGCCGGTCTGCAAACAGGATACGCTCCCAGCCCTGCAGTGGGCGTGGTCAACCCTGGAGCAAGAG TGCAAACCCAGTCTCCGGTGCTCCAGGGTAAAATGTTTGTTCCTATGACAACAGTTCGGACTGCGCAAGCCCCTGCCCAGCAGATTCCCATTGTCACTCCACCCCTTCCCGTCCAGAACGGTGCACAGTCCGGAAGCAAG atTATTCATCTTGCCTCCATGCCGATGGTCCAGTCCCAGCAGCCTCAGGGTGGAGCAGTGCATCATGCCAGCCCCTTCCCAGTAACAGTGGGAGCAGCAGTGGTGGCACCAGGATCTGCCCCCTCCCAGGCGGTGCTGCTGCCGCCTGCACCTACAAG AATTACCTATGTCCAGTCCACCCCGGGGGTGCCATCCACTCTGCCTCTAGTCTCCACAACAACAGGCTCCTCACCCACCCAGCAAGCTCTACCAGTGCCTGGATCTGCTTATGTTCCCTCACCTTTAGCAACCCTTGGGTTTACAGCCATTGCACCACCTGGACAGACACTGGTTCAGCCACTGATTGCAG GTCAGGCCCCTCTGCTCGCCACAGCTCAGTCCCCACAACCCTCCACCGCCGCCCCTGCCTCAGGTTCCGGGGGCCAGATAGTCACCGCCATTTACCCTCCATCACCAAgcgtcaccatggcaacagggGTGGTCTCTATGGCGCCAGTGCCCCCCAGCGTGGTCTACTCTGTCTCTAACCCTTCGAGCGCTTCTCCCCACATCCTGCCGAAACACACGATTGCCCCCTCCACCGTCATGCAGCTCCATCTGCCGCCCCACCCGGACCGCCAAGCGGACAGGCACTTGCCCCCGGACCGATCCGCCGACCGTCAGAGCGACAGGCAGCCCGACAGGCAGGTGGACATCCTGGCACATTCAGACAGACAGGTGGAGAGGCAGAACATAAGCTACAACAGTAACAGCTCGGCAGCACCCCCTAGTGGCTCAACTGCGTCCATAAGGCCCAGCAGTCCTCCACTTCAGATCCAAGCACCTG GCAGCACACCCAAGTTACTACATCTTCCAGTCAGGCTCCCCCAGAAAGTAAAAGCAACGGTGGCAACCATTCCTGTTGGCAGCTATGACGGAGGTGGCCGAGGGAAAGACAGAGAACGAGAcaaagagagggagaaggaaAGGGAGAGAGAACGAGAGCGagagaaggagagggagagagaagcAGCAGCCAACAGTCATTTCTCCTTTGAGCCTGAGCCTTCAGGGCACACGGGGTCTCCGGCAGCACATCCCAGTGATGAGCCGCCGTCCTCCGACACACCTCTGGAGGGTTCCAGCACCGCGGACTCCTCTGACCCAAGGAACAGGGAAAGCACAACAACCAAAGAG GGTGGGTGGAAGGAGActctcccctcctctcctctcccccCTCCGTCAGCCACAGAGCCCGCTTTGCCTCCTCCACAGACTGACAAAGACGGACCTACACCCAAAAAGATCAAAGCCCGCCCACCACCACTAAAGAAAACCTTCGACTCTGTCGACAA GGTTCTCTCAGAGGTATATTTTGAGGAGCGGTTTGCCGAGCTGCCGGAGTTTCGACCCGAGGAGGTTTTGCCGTCACCCACCCTGCAGAGTCTGGCCACGTCACCTCGCGCCATCCTGGGCAGCTATCGTCGCAAGAGGAAGAACTCAACAG ATTTGGACTCTGCACCTGATGAGCAAGCCTCTCCAAAGAGGAAGAGTCGGCGGCgttccagctgcagctctgaacCCAACACACCTAAAAGTGCTGCCAAATGTGAAGGAGACATCTTCACCTTCGACAGAGCAG CCACAGATGGAGAGGACATTCTGGCAGAACTGGAGTTTGAAAAGGTGCCGTATTCGTCCCTGCGACGAACTCTTGACCAGAGGAGGGCGCTGGTCATGCAGCTGTTCCAGGAGCAGGGCTTCTTTCCGTCAG CTCAGGCCACTGCAGCATTCCAGACAAGATACTCCGACATTTTCCCCTCCAAGGTGTGTCTGCAGCTGAAGATCAGGGAGGTGCGGCAGAAGATCATGCAGACAGCGACACCCTCTGATGCCTCCATTTTAGGCCCGTCAGAGTCCGCTGCATCGGCTCCAGGACCGTCCGGCTCccaggtgggggagggggctGGCAAAGGAGGTGGAGACCTGCATGATGAGGAAGTGGAACAGGGAGCAGACGCGAGTCCAGAGGAGCTTCGTGAGTCACAGGACTCTTCTAGATGA